The nucleotide window aaattggcTAGACTGGCGACATTttccaaaagaaagaaaggactTTTCAGAAAAGCTGAAGAACTTGAATCCTTGACAAGTTCTCGTGTTACCTCTGTTGTTTTTTCACCTTCTGGCATTCCTTATACTTATGGAGATGTTAACTCTGTTATAAAGAAGCATTTTTCTAGCTGTAATCGCTCAGAAATATCAACATCAGTGATGAATTCTCATCATTCCTCTTATGATGTTTCTGGCGAATCTTCGGGGTCAAAATCATCATCGACCTCAAAGGGGAATGGTATCCATGGTTGGGTGGAGCATATAGATGTGGAAGAATGTCAAAATTTGAATCAACTGTTAATGTTGAAGGAGCAATTGAAAGGAACCAGA belongs to Solanum stenotomum isolate F172 chromosome 1, ASM1918654v1, whole genome shotgun sequence and includes:
- the LOC125853381 gene encoding agamous-like MADS-box protein AGL23; amino-acid sequence: MGTGKKKIEIEKITKKLARLATFSKRKKGLFRKAEELESLTSSRVTSVVFSPSGIPYTYGDVNSVIKKHFSSCNRSEISTSVMNSHHSSYDVSGESSGSKSSSTSKGNGIHGWVEHIDVEECQNLNQLLMLKEQLKGTRKKIVANDSESSEALFM